The proteins below come from a single Desertibacillus haloalkaliphilus genomic window:
- the rplL gene encoding 50S ribosomal protein L7/L12 yields MSKEQIIEAIKEMTVLELNDLVKAIEEEFGVTAAAPVAVAGGAAEGGAEEKTEFDVVLEAAGASKINVIKVVREITGLGLKEAKALVDGAPETIKEAVSKDEAEEMKSKLEDAGATIELK; encoded by the coding sequence ATGAGTAAAGAACAAATCATTGAAGCAATTAAAGAAATGACTGTACTAGAGCTTAACGACCTAGTAAAAGCAATCGAAGAAGAATTTGGTGTAACTGCTGCTGCTCCTGTAGCTGTAGCTGGTGGAGCTGCTGAAGGTGGCGCTGAAGAGAAAACTGAATTTGACGTAGTTCTTGAGGCTGCTGGTGCATCTAAGATCAACGTAATCAAAGTTGTTCGCGAAATCACTGGTCTTGGACTTAAAGAAGCAAAAGCACTAGTTGACGGTGCTCCTGAAACAATCAAAGAAGCTGTTTCTAAAGACGAAGCTGAAGAAATGAAATCTAAGCTTGAAGATGCTGGAGCAACTATCGAACTTAAGTAG
- a CDS encoding class I SAM-dependent methyltransferase produces MTQHYYSRKPEVGSDEQTWTYELRGHALSFTSDRGVFSKKEVDFGSRLLIEHFQLPAEDGPILDVGCGYGPIGIALAKEFQLRNIFMVDINERAIELAKKNAENNKVNNVAIEQSDLFTNVKQRDFASILTNPPIRAGKKVVHQLFEDAYHYMLDGGELWVVIQKKQGAPSAIEKLESMFTIVEVVTKKKGYYIVKAIK; encoded by the coding sequence ATGACTCAACATTATTATTCAAGAAAACCTGAAGTCGGAAGCGATGAACAAACATGGACGTATGAGTTACGAGGTCATGCGTTGAGTTTCACTTCAGACCGAGGAGTCTTTTCAAAAAAGGAAGTAGACTTTGGCAGTCGGTTACTGATTGAGCATTTTCAATTGCCCGCCGAAGATGGGCCGATATTAGATGTAGGTTGCGGTTATGGACCGATAGGGATTGCATTGGCAAAGGAATTTCAATTGCGAAACATTTTTATGGTAGACATTAATGAAAGAGCCATTGAGTTAGCCAAAAAAAATGCCGAGAACAATAAAGTCAATAACGTAGCGATTGAGCAAAGTGATCTGTTTACTAATGTAAAACAACGCGACTTTGCTAGTATTTTGACGAATCCTCCAATCCGTGCTGGTAAGAAAGTCGTTCACCAACTGTTTGAAGACGCCTATCATTATATGTTGGATGGTGGTGAACTATGGGTGGTTATTCAGAAGAAGCAAGGTGCACCATCGGCGATAGAGAAGTTAGAATCAATGTTTACAATTGTTGAGGTAGTCACTAAGAAAAAGGGCTACTATATTGTAAAAGCGATAAAATAA
- the rpoC gene encoding DNA-directed RNA polymerase subunit beta' codes for MIDVNNFEYMKIGLASPNKIRSWSRGEVKKPETINYRTLKPEKDGLFCERIFGPTKDWECHCGKYKRVRYKGVVCDRCGVEVTRAKVRRERMGHIELAAPVSHIWYFKGIPSRMGLVLDMSPRSLEEVIYFASYVVTDAGDTPLEKKQLLSEKEYRSYYDKYGRSFTAQMGAEAIRKLLADIDLDKEVDALKEELVTAQGQRRTRAIKRLEVLEAFRNSGNDPSWMVLDVLPVIPPELRPMVQLDGGRFATSDLNDLYRRVINRNNRLKRLLDLGAPNIIVQNEKRMLQEAVDALIDNGRRGRPVTGPGNRPLKSLSHMLKGKQGRFRQNLLGKRVDYSGRSVIVVGPQLKMYQCGLPKEMALELFKPFVMKELVSKGLAHNIKSAKRKVERIQPEVWDVLEEVIKEHPVLLNRAPTLHRLGIQAFEPTLVEGRAIKLHPLVCTAYNADFDGDQMAVHVPLSAEAQAEARILMLAAQNILNPKDGKPVVTPSQDMVLGNYYLTMERKDAKGEGSVFKDTDEALIAYQNGYVHLHSRIAIPVDSLGKSTFREDENDKLLLTTVGKLIFNEILPASFPYVNEPTATNLEVATPEKYLVPKNSNVKEVFAERDVVLPFKKGFLGDIIAEVFKKFKITETSKMLDSMKSLGFKYSTKAGITVGVADIVVLPEKREILDDAEAKVERVLKQFRRGLITEEERYDRVISIWSEAKDVIQDKLMGTLDRSNPIFMMSDSGARGNASNFTQLAGMRGLMANPSGRIIELPIKSSFREGLTVLEYFISTHGARKGLADTALKTADSGYLTRRLVDVAQDVIVREDDCGTDMGLKVKAITEGTEVIENLYDRLVGRVLFKTIRHPETDEVILKKGELISEDMAKTVVDAGVEEVTIRSVFTCDTRHGVCKQCYGRNLATGSDVEVGEAVGIIAAQSIGEPGTQLTMRTFHTGGVAGDDITQGLPRIQELFEARNPKGQAVISEIDGRVINVNEANDKREVVVQGQMETRNYPIPYGARLKVAVDDEIKAGQEITEGSIDPKELLNITGLQGVQEYLLREVQKVYRMQGVEIGDKHVEVMVRQMMRKIRVIDAGDTEILPGSLIEIQQFNDENKGVLLSGDRPATGRPVLLGITKASLETDSFLSAASFQETTRVLTDAAIKGKRDELLGLKENVIIGKLVPAGTGMNRYRNLDVLTEYDQEATQEGELETIEGALTKE; via the coding sequence TTGATAGATGTAAATAATTTCGAATATATGAAAATAGGTCTTGCTTCGCCGAATAAAATCCGTTCATGGTCACGCGGGGAAGTTAAAAAACCTGAAACGATCAATTATCGTACATTAAAGCCTGAGAAAGACGGCTTGTTCTGTGAACGAATTTTCGGTCCGACAAAAGATTGGGAATGTCATTGTGGGAAATATAAGCGTGTCCGCTACAAAGGGGTAGTTTGTGACCGTTGTGGTGTTGAAGTTACACGGGCAAAAGTTCGTCGTGAACGTATGGGTCACATTGAACTAGCCGCACCTGTATCGCACATTTGGTATTTCAAAGGTATCCCAAGTCGTATGGGGCTTGTTCTTGATATGTCACCTCGTTCATTAGAAGAAGTGATCTACTTTGCTTCTTACGTCGTGACAGATGCTGGGGATACACCATTAGAGAAGAAGCAACTACTCTCTGAAAAAGAATACCGTTCATACTATGACAAGTACGGACGTTCGTTTACTGCGCAAATGGGTGCAGAAGCCATTCGCAAACTACTAGCTGACATTGACCTTGATAAAGAGGTTGATGCCTTAAAAGAAGAGTTAGTTACTGCACAAGGTCAAAGACGTACGCGTGCAATTAAGCGCCTTGAAGTATTAGAAGCGTTCCGTAATTCAGGGAATGATCCGTCATGGATGGTCTTAGACGTCTTACCAGTCATTCCGCCAGAATTGCGTCCGATGGTTCAATTAGATGGTGGTCGTTTTGCCACGTCTGATTTAAACGACCTGTATCGTCGTGTGATTAATCGTAACAATCGATTGAAGCGTTTATTAGATTTAGGCGCCCCGAACATCATTGTCCAAAACGAAAAGCGTATGCTTCAAGAGGCTGTTGATGCCTTGATCGATAATGGCCGTCGTGGGCGTCCGGTAACTGGTCCTGGTAACCGTCCATTAAAGTCACTATCGCATATGTTAAAAGGGAAGCAAGGGCGTTTCCGTCAAAACCTTCTTGGTAAGCGTGTTGACTACTCTGGTCGTTCGGTTATCGTTGTAGGACCACAGTTGAAAATGTATCAGTGTGGGCTTCCAAAAGAAATGGCTCTCGAGTTGTTCAAGCCTTTTGTTATGAAAGAGCTTGTAAGTAAAGGACTTGCTCATAACATTAAGAGTGCAAAACGTAAAGTCGAGCGCATTCAACCTGAAGTTTGGGATGTCCTTGAAGAAGTAATTAAGGAGCACCCTGTACTACTTAACCGTGCCCCTACTCTTCACCGATTAGGGATCCAAGCATTTGAACCGACACTTGTTGAGGGCCGTGCGATCAAGCTTCACCCACTCGTGTGTACAGCGTATAACGCTGACTTTGATGGTGACCAAATGGCTGTTCACGTACCTTTATCAGCAGAAGCACAAGCTGAAGCTCGTATTTTAATGCTTGCAGCGCAAAACATCTTAAATCCAAAGGATGGGAAACCAGTTGTTACACCATCTCAGGATATGGTTCTTGGTAACTATTACTTAACGATGGAGCGTAAAGATGCAAAAGGTGAAGGTTCTGTCTTTAAAGATACTGATGAAGCATTAATCGCTTATCAAAATGGATATGTCCATCTGCATAGTCGAATAGCGATTCCGGTAGATTCATTAGGAAAGTCAACGTTTAGAGAAGATGAAAATGACAAGTTGTTACTAACGACTGTCGGCAAGTTGATCTTTAACGAAATTTTACCGGCATCATTCCCATATGTAAATGAACCAACAGCAACGAACTTAGAGGTAGCTACACCTGAGAAGTACCTCGTTCCTAAAAACTCTAATGTTAAAGAAGTCTTTGCTGAACGAGATGTTGTCCTTCCGTTCAAGAAAGGTTTCCTAGGAGATATTATCGCTGAAGTCTTTAAGAAATTTAAGATTACTGAGACATCTAAAATGCTTGATAGTATGAAGTCATTAGGGTTTAAATACTCAACTAAAGCTGGTATTACTGTTGGGGTTGCAGATATTGTGGTCTTACCAGAGAAGAGAGAAATCCTCGATGATGCTGAAGCGAAGGTTGAACGAGTGCTTAAGCAATTCCGTCGCGGTTTAATTACCGAAGAGGAACGTTATGACCGTGTTATCTCAATTTGGAGTGAAGCAAAAGACGTAATTCAAGATAAACTAATGGGCACGTTGGATCGTTCTAACCCAATCTTTATGATGAGTGATTCAGGGGCTCGTGGTAACGCATCTAACTTTACTCAGTTAGCAGGTATGCGTGGGTTAATGGCAAATCCATCAGGTCGTATCATTGAGTTGCCGATCAAATCAAGTTTCCGTGAAGGTTTAACAGTACTAGAGTACTTTATTTCAACACACGGGGCACGTAAAGGTCTAGCTGATACAGCACTGAAAACAGCCGATTCAGGTTACCTAACACGTCGTCTTGTTGACGTAGCTCAAGATGTCATCGTTCGTGAAGATGATTGCGGTACTGATATGGGCTTAAAAGTTAAGGCGATTACTGAAGGTACCGAAGTTATTGAGAACTTATATGATCGACTTGTTGGTCGTGTCTTATTTAAAACGATCCGTCACCCTGAAACAGATGAGGTCATCTTGAAAAAAGGTGAGTTGATTTCTGAAGATATGGCGAAAACGGTTGTAGATGCTGGTGTCGAGGAAGTGACGATCCGTTCTGTATTTACTTGCGATACACGCCACGGGGTTTGTAAGCAGTGTTATGGTCGAAACCTTGCAACAGGTAGCGATGTAGAAGTTGGTGAAGCTGTTGGTATCATTGCGGCACAGTCAATTGGTGAGCCGGGTACCCAGTTAACGATGCGTACATTCCATACTGGTGGTGTAGCAGGAGACGATATTACCCAAGGTTTACCACGTATCCAAGAGTTATTTGAGGCCCGTAATCCAAAAGGTCAAGCGGTCATTTCAGAGATTGACGGTCGCGTGATTAATGTCAATGAAGCAAATGATAAACGCGAAGTCGTTGTTCAAGGCCAAATGGAAACACGAAACTATCCAATTCCATATGGCGCTAGATTAAAAGTGGCTGTTGATGATGAAATCAAAGCTGGCCAAGAAATTACAGAGGGTTCTATCGATCCGAAAGAACTACTGAATATCACTGGACTTCAAGGTGTTCAAGAATACCTCCTACGAGAAGTGCAAAAAGTTTACCGTATGCAAGGGGTAGAAATTGGCGATAAACACGTTGAAGTAATGGTACGCCAAATGATGAGGAAGATCCGTGTCATTGATGCAGGAGACACAGAGATCCTACCTGGTTCATTAATTGAGATCCAACAATTCAATGACGAGAACAAAGGAGTACTTTTAAGTGGCGATCGTCCAGCAACTGGTCGACCTGTACTTCTTGGGATCACGAAAGCATCTCTTGAAACAGATTCGTTCTTATCAGCCGCATCCTTCCAGGAAACAACACGCGTGTTAACAGATGCTGCGATCAAAGGTAAACGTGATGAGCTCTTAGGCTTGAAAGAAAATGTTATTATCGGTAAACTAGTACCTGCGGGTACCGGTATGAACCGTTACCGAAACCTAGATGTGTTAACCGAATATGATCAAGAAGCAACACAAGAAGGTGAGCTTGAAACGATAGAGGGTGCACTGACTAAAGAATAA
- the rpsL gene encoding 30S ribosomal protein S12: protein MPTINQLVRKGRKVKTQGSDSPALNKGYNSFKKVQTDLSSPQKRGVCTRVGTMTPKKPNSALRKYARVRLTNGIEVTAYIPGIGHNLQEHSVVLIRGGRVKDLPGVRYHIVRGALDTAGVQNRMQGRSKYGTKRPKDAK, encoded by the coding sequence ATGCCTACTATTAACCAATTAGTTCGTAAAGGACGTAAGGTGAAGACTCAAGGGTCTGACTCACCTGCATTGAATAAAGGTTACAATAGTTTCAAAAAGGTCCAAACAGATCTTTCATCTCCACAAAAACGTGGTGTTTGTACTCGTGTAGGAACAATGACACCTAAGAAGCCGAACTCAGCGCTTCGTAAATATGCACGTGTGCGTCTAACAAACGGAATTGAGGTTACTGCATATATTCCTGGTATTGGTCACAACTTACAAGAGCACAGTGTTGTTCTTATCCGTGGTGGTCGTGTAAAAGATTTACCAGGGGTGCGTTACCACATTGTACGTGGTGCACTTGATACAGCAGGTGTACAAAATCGTATGCAAGGTCGTTCTAAATACGGAACAAAAAGACCAAAAGATGCTAAATAA
- the rpsG gene encoding 30S ribosomal protein S7, which translates to MPRKGPVARRDVLPDPIYNSKLVTRLINRIMVDGKRGVAQTILYNAFELVKERSGNDPMEVFDQALKNIMPVLEVKARRVGGANYQVPIEVKPERRTTLGLRWLVNYARLRGEKTMEERLANEILDAANNTGAAVKKREDTHRMAEANKAFAHYRW; encoded by the coding sequence ATGCCTCGTAAAGGACCTGTAGCTCGTCGTGATGTATTACCTGATCCAATTTACAATTCAAAACTAGTTACTCGCCTAATCAACCGTATCATGGTTGATGGAAAGCGTGGAGTCGCTCAGACGATTCTTTACAATGCATTTGAACTTGTAAAAGAACGTTCAGGCAACGACCCTATGGAAGTATTCGATCAAGCTCTTAAAAACATTATGCCGGTATTAGAGGTTAAAGCTCGTCGTGTTGGTGGTGCGAACTACCAAGTACCGATCGAAGTTAAACCTGAACGCCGCACAACACTAGGACTTCGTTGGTTAGTGAACTATGCTCGTCTTCGTGGTGAAAAAACGATGGAAGAGCGTTTAGCTAACGAAATTCTAGATGCAGCTAACAACACTGGTGCTGCTGTTAAGAAGCGTGAGGATACTCACCGTATGGCTGAAGCAAACAAAGCATTTGCTCACTATCGTTGGTAA
- the rpoB gene encoding DNA-directed RNA polymerase subunit beta: MTGQLVQYGRHRQRRSYARINEVLELPNLIEIQTASYQWFLDEGLREMFQDISPIQDFTGNLVLEFIDYSLGEPKYSVDESKERDVTYAAPLRVKVRLINKETGEVKEQEVFMGDFPLMTETGTFIINGAERVIVSQLVRSPSVYYSKKIDKNGKKGFTATVIPNRGAWLELETDAKDIVYVRIDRTRKIPVTVLLRALGFGADQEIIDLLGEDEYLRNSLEKDNTDDTDKALLEIYERLRPGEPPTVENAKSLLDSRFFDPKRYDLANVGRYKINKKLHIKNRLFNQRLAETLVDPETGEVIAEEGTQLDRRTLDRVLPYLENNVGFRRVNVSGGVIEDEDIDLQSILIYSPDDQEGERTIKVIGNGLIEKDVKHITPGDIIASINYFFNLLHGVGDTDDIDHLGNRRLRSVGELLQNQFRIGLSRMERVVRERMSIQDPNMITPQALINIRPVIASIKEFFGSSQLSQFMDQTNPLAELTHKRRLSALGPGGLTRERAGFEVRDVHYSHYGRMCPIETPEGPNIGLINSLSSYAKVNEFGFMETPYRRVDPETGKLIDQIDYLTADEEDNYVVAQANAKVADDGSFVDENIIARFRGENTVVPRDRIDYMDVSPKQVVSAATSCIPFLENDDSNRALMGANMQRQAVPLLVPESPIVGTGMEHVSAKDSGAAIVAKHPGVVERVTAKEVWVRRTEVVDGKEIKGDLDKYKLQKFIRSNQGTSYNQRPIVSEGDVVEYREILADGPSMEKGEMALGRNVMVGFMTWDGYNYEDAIILSERLVKDDVYTSVHIEEYESEARDTKLGPEEITRDIPNVGEDALKNLDERGIIRVGAEVKDGDILVGKVTPKGVTELTAEERLLHAIFGEKAREVRDTSLRAPHGGDGIVLDVKIFNREDGDELPPGVNQLVRVYIVQKRKIHEGDKMAGRHGNKGVISRILPEEDMPYLPDGTPIDIMLNPLGVPSRMNIGQVLELHLGMAARKLGIHTASPVFDGATEEDVWDTLEEAGMARDGKTILYDGRTGEPFDNRVSVGIMYMIKLAHMVDDKLHARSTGPYSLVTQQPLGGKAQFGGQRFGEMEVWALEAYGAAYTLQEILTVKSDDVVGRVKTYEAIVKGENVPEPGVPESFKVLIKELQSLGMDVKMLSSTEEEIEMKELDDEEEQTNEKLNLNIDSNDATVNEK; the protein is encoded by the coding sequence TTGACAGGTCAACTAGTTCAGTATGGACGCCACCGCCAACGAAGAAGCTATGCTAGAATCAATGAAGTGTTGGAACTTCCCAACTTAATTGAGATCCAAACAGCTTCTTATCAATGGTTTCTTGATGAAGGATTGCGAGAAATGTTTCAAGACATCTCCCCGATTCAAGATTTCACAGGCAATTTAGTGTTAGAGTTTATAGACTATAGTCTAGGAGAACCTAAATACTCTGTCGATGAATCGAAGGAACGAGATGTAACGTATGCTGCACCACTACGTGTAAAGGTACGTTTGATTAACAAAGAAACTGGCGAAGTGAAAGAACAAGAAGTCTTCATGGGTGACTTCCCGCTGATGACAGAAACAGGTACGTTTATTATTAATGGGGCAGAACGTGTCATCGTTTCACAGCTTGTTCGTTCACCGAGCGTGTATTACAGTAAAAAAATCGATAAAAATGGTAAAAAAGGCTTTACGGCGACAGTTATTCCGAACCGTGGAGCATGGTTAGAGCTTGAAACTGATGCGAAAGATATTGTTTACGTTAGGATAGATCGTACTAGGAAGATTCCTGTTACGGTTCTTTTACGTGCGCTTGGTTTCGGTGCTGATCAAGAGATTATCGATCTTCTTGGTGAAGACGAGTACTTAAGAAACTCATTAGAAAAAGATAATACTGATGATACTGATAAGGCGTTATTAGAGATCTATGAGCGCTTACGACCAGGTGAACCGCCTACAGTAGAGAATGCAAAGAGCTTGCTTGACTCTCGCTTCTTTGATCCAAAACGCTATGATCTAGCAAATGTAGGCCGATATAAGATTAACAAGAAACTTCATATTAAAAATCGTCTATTCAACCAGCGTTTAGCTGAAACGTTAGTCGACCCAGAGACAGGTGAAGTGATTGCCGAAGAAGGAACGCAACTTGACCGTAGAACTCTAGATCGCGTTTTGCCATATTTAGAAAACAATGTTGGCTTCCGTCGTGTGAATGTGTCTGGCGGAGTTATTGAAGATGAAGATATTGACTTGCAGTCGATTCTTATCTACTCACCTGATGACCAAGAAGGTGAGCGTACGATTAAAGTAATCGGAAATGGTCTAATTGAAAAGGATGTTAAGCATATTACCCCTGGTGACATCATTGCATCAATTAACTATTTCTTCAATTTACTACATGGTGTCGGTGATACTGACGATATTGATCACCTTGGAAACCGTCGACTCCGCTCAGTTGGTGAATTGTTACAGAACCAATTCCGTATTGGCCTTTCAAGAATGGAACGTGTTGTTCGTGAGAGAATGTCGATCCAAGATCCAAACATGATCACACCTCAGGCGTTAATTAATATCCGCCCAGTGATCGCTTCTATTAAGGAGTTCTTTGGAAGTTCGCAGTTGTCTCAGTTTATGGATCAGACGAATCCATTAGCAGAGTTAACACATAAGCGTCGTTTATCAGCTTTAGGGCCAGGTGGTTTAACTCGTGAACGCGCTGGTTTTGAGGTTCGTGACGTTCACTATTCTCACTATGGCCGTATGTGTCCGATTGAAACGCCAGAGGGGCCAAACATCGGTCTAATTAACTCACTTTCATCGTATGCGAAAGTTAATGAATTCGGCTTTATGGAAACACCATATCGTCGTGTTGATCCAGAGACTGGAAAGTTAATCGATCAAATTGATTATTTAACGGCAGATGAAGAGGATAACTATGTGGTTGCTCAGGCAAATGCGAAGGTGGCTGACGATGGTTCGTTTGTTGACGAAAACATCATCGCTCGTTTCCGTGGTGAAAACACCGTTGTCCCACGGGATCGTATCGATTATATGGACGTTTCACCTAAGCAGGTTGTATCCGCAGCGACGTCTTGTATCCCATTCTTAGAAAACGATGACTCTAACCGTGCACTTATGGGTGCGAACATGCAGCGTCAAGCTGTCCCATTACTTGTACCTGAGTCACCAATTGTCGGTACAGGGATGGAGCATGTATCTGCGAAAGACTCTGGAGCTGCAATTGTTGCCAAACACCCTGGTGTCGTTGAACGTGTAACCGCAAAAGAGGTCTGGGTGCGTCGTACAGAAGTTGTTGACGGAAAAGAAATTAAAGGTGACCTTGATAAATATAAACTTCAGAAATTCATTCGTTCGAACCAAGGTACGAGTTACAACCAGCGTCCGATTGTTAGTGAAGGAGATGTTGTTGAGTATCGTGAGATCTTAGCTGATGGTCCTTCGATGGAAAAAGGTGAAATGGCACTTGGGCGAAACGTGATGGTTGGCTTTATGACTTGGGATGGTTATAACTATGAAGATGCGATTATCTTAAGTGAGCGTCTCGTAAAAGATGATGTCTATACATCTGTTCATATTGAAGAATATGAATCAGAGGCTCGTGATACGAAGCTCGGACCTGAAGAAATCACACGTGACATACCAAATGTCGGTGAAGATGCACTTAAAAACCTTGATGAGCGAGGCATTATTCGCGTTGGGGCTGAAGTGAAGGACGGCGATATCCTTGTTGGGAAAGTAACGCCAAAAGGTGTAACAGAGTTAACTGCTGAAGAACGCCTGCTTCACGCAATTTTTGGTGAGAAAGCTCGTGAGGTTCGTGATACTTCATTACGTGCCCCTCACGGCGGTGATGGAATCGTATTAGATGTGAAAATTTTTAACCGTGAAGATGGGGATGAACTACCGCCAGGTGTAAACCAACTTGTGCGTGTATACATTGTTCAAAAGAGAAAAATTCACGAAGGGGATAAAATGGCCGGTCGCCACGGTAACAAAGGTGTTATCTCAAGAATCCTACCAGAGGAAGATATGCCTTATTTACCAGATGGAACACCGATTGATATCATGTTAAACCCACTAGGGGTACCTTCGCGAATGAATATCGGACAAGTGCTTGAACTTCACCTCGGAATGGCTGCTCGTAAGCTAGGTATCCATACAGCATCGCCGGTATTTGATGGAGCAACAGAAGAAGATGTATGGGATACGCTTGAAGAAGCGGGCATGGCTCGTGATGGAAAAACAATCTTATATGATGGCCGTACAGGTGAGCCGTTTGATAATCGCGTCTCAGTTGGAATCATGTACATGATTAAGCTAGCGCACATGGTTGATGATAAACTCCATGCTCGTTCTACTGGTCCATACTCACTCGTAACGCAACAGCCATTAGGTGGTAAAGCGCAATTTGGTGGACAGCGTTTTGGTGAGATGGAAGTATGGGCACTTGAGGCTTATGGTGCTGCTTATACGTTACAAGAAATTCTTACCGTTAAGTCAGACGATGTTGTTGGTCGTGTGAAAACGTATGAAGCAATTGTTAAAGGTGAAAATGTACCAGAACCAGGTGTACCTGAGTCATTTAAAGTTCTAATTAAAGAACTACAAAGTCTTGGTATGGATGTTAAAATGCTTTCAAGTACTGAAGAAGAAATTGAGATGAAAGAACTTGATGATGAAGAAGAACAAACAAATGAGAAGTTGAACTTAAATATTGATTCGAACGATGCGACGGTTAATGAAAAGTAA
- the rplJ gene encoding 50S ribosomal protein L10, which produces MSVIEQKKQVVSEIAEKLRDGKSSVLVDYRGLNVAEVTELRKQLREAGVEFKVYKNKLARRATAEVGLTDLDEQLVGPTAIATSADDVIAPAKILNNFAKEHEALEIKAGVMEGSVVAVEDVKALAELPSRDGLLSMLLSVLQAPMRNFALASKAVADQKEEQGA; this is translated from the coding sequence ATGAGCGTAATCGAACAGAAAAAGCAGGTAGTTTCTGAAATCGCTGAGAAACTACGTGATGGTAAGTCTTCAGTTCTTGTAGACTACCGCGGTTTAAATGTTGCTGAAGTTACTGAACTTCGTAAACAGCTTCGAGAAGCAGGAGTGGAATTTAAAGTTTACAAAAACAAATTAGCTCGTCGTGCGACTGCTGAGGTTGGTTTAACTGACCTTGATGAGCAACTTGTTGGGCCAACTGCGATTGCTACAAGTGCAGATGATGTAATCGCACCAGCTAAAATTTTAAATAACTTCGCAAAAGAGCATGAAGCCCTTGAAATTAAAGCGGGTGTTATGGAAGGTTCAGTTGTAGCTGTTGAAGATGTTAAAGCACTTGCTGAACTACCATCTCGAGATGGACTTCTTTCTATGCTTCTTAGTGTGCTACAAGCACCTATGCGAAACTTCGCATTGGCTTCAAAAGCTGTTGCAGATCAAAAAGAAGAACAAGGCGCGTAA
- a CDS encoding 50S ribosomal protein L7ae-like protein, whose amino-acid sequence MSYEKVSQAKDLIIGTKQTLKALEQGIIKEVIVADDADYRVVAKVINLSNTKEIPITNVDSMKMLGKACGIDVGAATVALKK is encoded by the coding sequence ATGTCTTATGAAAAAGTATCACAGGCAAAAGACCTTATAATAGGTACGAAACAAACATTAAAGGCACTTGAACAAGGGATCATTAAGGAAGTTATTGTTGCTGACGATGCGGATTATCGTGTTGTTGCAAAAGTAATTAACCTTTCTAACACAAAGGAGATCCCAATAACCAATGTAGATTCTATGAAGATGCTTGGAAAAGCATGTGGAATTGATGTTGGAGCAGCAACTGTTGCATTAAAAAAGTAA